A stretch of the Gemmatirosa kalamazoonensis genome encodes the following:
- a CDS encoding TPR end-of-group domain-containing protein: MPLPRATLALAQLVLLAVPHAARAQSAATPPIYTMIRLADSLYRAKRWDAAADAYVRAATTGRSPLAVYNAGAVLARLGRADTALVWLRRAAALGVFSPDAFAGDSDLVALRGDARFAAVLDSARASWEPCARDENARRFDFWIGEWSVRNAQGRPVGQSSIQRVSGGCAILENWTGGTGVVGKSLNFYNHDTKQWQQYWVGQQGDQVLFTTSDWHGPTLTFHATTTDPSGTRALKRLSFTPVARDTVRQFSETSSDGGRTWSTEYDFYYARRP; encoded by the coding sequence ATGCCGTTGCCACGCGCCACTCTCGCGCTCGCGCAGCTCGTGCTGCTCGCCGTGCCGCACGCCGCCCGCGCGCAGTCCGCGGCCACGCCGCCGATCTACACCATGATCCGACTCGCCGACTCGCTCTATCGCGCGAAGCGGTGGGATGCGGCCGCCGACGCGTACGTGCGCGCGGCGACGACCGGACGGAGCCCGCTCGCCGTGTACAACGCGGGCGCCGTGCTCGCGCGTCTGGGACGCGCCGACACGGCGCTCGTGTGGCTGCGCCGCGCCGCGGCGCTCGGCGTGTTCTCCCCCGACGCGTTCGCGGGCGACTCCGATCTCGTCGCGCTGCGCGGTGACGCGCGGTTCGCCGCGGTGCTCGACAGCGCGCGCGCGAGCTGGGAGCCGTGCGCGCGCGACGAGAACGCGCGGCGCTTCGACTTCTGGATCGGCGAGTGGAGCGTGCGCAACGCGCAGGGGCGGCCGGTGGGTCAGAGCTCCATCCAGCGCGTGAGCGGCGGCTGCGCGATCCTCGAGAACTGGACCGGCGGCACGGGCGTCGTGGGGAAGAGCCTCAACTTCTACAACCACGACACGAAGCAGTGGCAGCAGTACTGGGTGGGGCAGCAGGGCGACCAGGTGCTGTTCACGACGAGCGACTGGCACGGCCCCACGCTGACGTTCCACGCGACGACGACGGATCCGAGCGGCACGCGAGCGCTGAAGCGCTTGAGCTTCACGCCGGTCGCGCGCGACACGGTGCGGCAGTTCAGCGAGACATCGTCCGACGGCGGGCGCACGTGGTCCACGGAGTACGACTTCTACTACGCGCGGCGGCCGTGA
- a CDS encoding sensor histidine kinase, producing MKISPRLRATLVVLAVATALGLFESLKGVVAFRLRGQHTTWLEQIESNMPWWYGWALLTPLVLLVPRRFPLDAVGRRRRNAAAHAAAAVVLASLHLWIVGVGWYNLTPELDAVRARYGIHTFWQFLGSWHQSFLVANTITCATIMGAYYAVSYYRRFRETELQAARLEHRMSEARLHALRMELNPHFLFNTLNAIAGLVRRGERDAAVTVLARLGDLLRATLDRGLGPETPLAQELAMLETYLDIERARFGDRLTVRVHVPSELGDALVPSLLLQPVVENAVRHGVAQRAGPGAVDVRAWADDGRLTVEVRDTGPGIPPNGSLREGVGLSNTRARLAQLHGTAAGLALANGPEGGAVARLWMPLRQE from the coding sequence ATGAAGATCTCCCCGCGGCTCCGCGCGACGCTCGTCGTGCTGGCGGTGGCGACCGCGCTCGGCCTGTTCGAGTCGCTGAAAGGAGTCGTGGCGTTCCGGCTGCGCGGCCAGCACACGACGTGGCTCGAGCAGATCGAGAGCAACATGCCGTGGTGGTACGGGTGGGCGCTGCTCACGCCGCTCGTGCTCCTCGTGCCGCGGCGCTTCCCGCTCGACGCGGTGGGCCGGCGGCGGCGCAACGCGGCGGCGCACGCGGCGGCGGCGGTGGTGCTCGCCAGCCTGCACCTGTGGATCGTCGGTGTGGGATGGTACAACCTGACGCCGGAGCTCGACGCGGTGCGCGCGCGCTACGGCATCCACACGTTCTGGCAGTTCCTCGGCAGCTGGCACCAGAGCTTCCTCGTCGCGAACACCATCACGTGCGCGACGATCATGGGCGCGTACTACGCGGTGAGCTACTACCGGCGCTTCCGCGAGACGGAGCTGCAGGCGGCGCGGCTGGAGCACCGCATGAGCGAGGCGCGACTCCACGCGCTGCGCATGGAGCTCAACCCGCACTTCCTGTTCAACACGCTGAACGCGATCGCGGGCCTGGTGCGGCGCGGCGAGCGCGATGCCGCGGTGACGGTGCTGGCGCGCCTCGGCGATCTGCTGCGCGCGACGCTCGACCGCGGGCTCGGGCCGGAGACGCCGCTTGCGCAGGAGCTGGCGATGCTGGAGACGTACCTCGACATCGAGCGCGCGCGGTTCGGCGACCGGCTCACGGTGCGGGTGCACGTCCCCTCGGAGCTCGGCGACGCGCTCGTGCCGTCGCTGCTGCTGCAGCCGGTGGTGGAGAACGCCGTGCGCCATGGCGTCGCGCAGCGCGCGGGGCCGGGCGCGGTGGACGTGCGTGCGTGGGCGGACGACGGCCGGCTCACCGTCGAGGTGCGCGACACCGGCCCCGGCATCCCGCCTAACGGATCGCTCCGCGAGGGCGTCGGCCTGTCGAACACGCGCGCCCGGCTCGCCCAGCTCCATGGCACCGCCGCCGGCCTCGCGCTCGCGAACGGCCCCGAGGGGGGAGCGGTGGCGCGGCTGTGGATGCCGTTGCGGCAAGAATGA
- a CDS encoding LytR/AlgR family response regulator transcription factor produces the protein MRAAEDSALRVLIVDDEPLARDNVRLALAREPDLTVVGECGDGDSAVEAIEALRPDLVFLDVQMPGLDGFDVIDRVGVARMPGVVFVTAYDAHALRAFEVHALDYLLKPFDDARLRDAVGRARRGDGALEQRLAALVEQMARRASGSEPYLTRFVVRRGDRASLVRAVDVDWIEADGNYVVLHTRGAAHRLRVSLRTLAEQLDPRVFARVHKSTIVNLDRVRELQPWFGGDYVAILQDGKQLRVSRSFAAAVLRPLQ, from the coding sequence ATGAGAGCCGCCGAGGACTCGGCGCTGCGCGTCCTCATCGTCGACGACGAGCCGCTCGCGCGCGACAACGTGCGCCTCGCGCTCGCGCGGGAGCCGGACCTCACGGTCGTCGGCGAGTGCGGCGACGGCGACTCGGCGGTCGAAGCGATCGAGGCGCTGCGGCCGGACCTCGTGTTCCTCGACGTGCAGATGCCGGGGCTCGACGGCTTCGACGTCATCGACCGCGTCGGCGTCGCGCGCATGCCCGGCGTCGTGTTCGTCACGGCGTACGACGCGCACGCGCTGCGCGCGTTCGAGGTGCACGCGCTCGACTACCTCCTGAAGCCGTTCGACGACGCGCGCCTGCGCGACGCGGTCGGCCGCGCGCGGCGCGGCGACGGTGCGCTCGAGCAGCGGCTCGCCGCGCTCGTCGAGCAGATGGCGCGGCGCGCGTCGGGGAGCGAGCCGTACCTCACGCGCTTCGTCGTGCGCCGTGGCGACCGCGCGTCGCTCGTGCGCGCGGTCGACGTGGACTGGATCGAGGCCGACGGCAACTACGTCGTGCTCCACACGCGCGGCGCCGCGCACCGCCTGCGCGTGAGCCTCCGCACGCTCGCCGAGCAGCTCGACCCGCGCGTCTTCGCGCGCGTGCACAAGTCGACGATCGTCAACCTCGACCGCGTGCGCGAGCTGCAGCCGTGGTTCGGCGGCGACTACGTCGCCATCCTGCAGGACGGCAAGCAGCTGCGCGTGAGCCGGTCGTTCGCCGCGGCGGTGTTGAGGCCCCTGCAGTGA
- a CDS encoding DUF1330 domain-containing protein, with the protein MPAYVVVQIRVRDPETYERYRRLAERSIPVYGGRYIVRGGATTTLEGTWAPSRFVMLEFPTAAQARAWWDSPEYAEAKRLRQASADTEMLVVEGIASP; encoded by the coding sequence ATGCCCGCCTACGTCGTCGTCCAGATCCGCGTCCGCGACCCCGAGACCTACGAGCGCTACCGACGGCTCGCCGAGCGCTCCATTCCGGTGTACGGCGGCCGGTACATCGTGCGCGGCGGCGCGACGACGACGCTCGAGGGCACGTGGGCGCCGTCGCGGTTCGTGATGCTGGAGTTCCCGACCGCCGCGCAGGCGCGCGCGTGGTGGGACTCGCCCGAGTACGCGGAGGCCAAGCGCCTGCGGCAGGCGAGCGCCGACACGGAGATGCTCGTCGTCGAGGGGATCGCGTCGCCATGA
- a CDS encoding carboxypeptidase-like regulatory domain-containing protein gives MAALRRLLAFLFLAAGPLAAQSTPETVRGRVLDDSGKVVVGATIHVTRGPDRLVQQTATDSGGRFSVRFDPGTGDYLVAVAAAGFRPARRRVQRQGTERELVADFRLGRDLALLATVKVQAQRPARATANVSPTQPETGASERWSDGVEGRVSPTMAGDLGALASTIPGITMTPNGPSILGASSESNLTTLNGMGLAASAIPRAARTETRFTGATFDPTRGGFSGASIDVRLGPGSRFYQQRNAYFTLDAPQLQFTDDVGRSLGASSGTLRGSVGADGELIRQALTYNVAVDVSRSQSDPATLLGADEATLLRAGVSPDSVARLIAVAQPLGLPLSGRGIPGDRTRDVVTWLGRLDDTRDSLNRRSLTSYAGFTREGAVGFGPLSAPSAAGERRDRNAGVQLEIRDLVGPGRRILTQTRASASGVWTKGDPYEALPAASVMVRSPTLDERSDVTSLSVGGNPFIAGDERRWSAEVGNETAWNARGSRHRFKASLWGRADGLRQDPAGNLLGSYSFASIADLAAGRPASYSRTLVQPARSGTAWNAAGAIAHQWVPSRWFNLLYGARVETDGFFDAPPRNAALERALGVRTGAAPTRVHVSPRIGFQYTYNRDKDNGNGTNQSQIGRFYRTTMGVLRGGIGEFRDLLRPGILADASAGAGLAGSTEVLSCVGAAVPLPDWTRFAADPTSIPTGCVGGGGVLAERAPSVTLIDPSYDVPRSWRASLDWNSDWHRIMLRASALASYDLSQPGSVDANFAGNTRFTLGAEGGRPVYVSTAAIDPASGAVSAAEARRSSEFGRVGVRTSDLRGYGGQLTFMVQPDVFKMRRMPGGLFASLAYTVQATRREYRGFDGAGFGDPRVREWAAGPNDARHVFLLQAGVTPPKVGTFTLFARAQSGLPFTPIVQGDVNGDGRGGDRAFVPQPLNTALADPNPADPTPAQLAALLANGSATARDCVLAYAGRVADRNGCRGPWTQSLNLQWRPRLPKKMNRLTASVYMQNVLGGIDQALHGSSGLRGWGSSAQPDPVLLVPRGFDAQAQRFRYDVNPRFGDTRGARTLVRDPFRVTIDFSLRLTTDYDLQELRRALEPVKVSGAWQRRTADSLVAFYLQNTSNIHAAVLSESDSLFLTATQIAALRKADSAFSAQVRALFIPLGDYLARVGDAGAGKATLDSVQKVRKEYWKVFWQQPEIAAEPLTPTQISLFPLLANILQTPKKEREHSQWQFGNPVKFVPTERAASRTDK, from the coding sequence ATGGCCGCTCTCCGCCGACTCCTCGCGTTCCTGTTCCTCGCGGCCGGTCCGCTCGCCGCACAGTCGACGCCCGAGACCGTCCGCGGCCGAGTGCTCGACGATTCGGGCAAGGTCGTCGTCGGCGCGACCATCCACGTCACGCGCGGCCCGGACCGGCTCGTCCAGCAGACCGCGACCGACTCCGGCGGCCGGTTCAGCGTGCGCTTCGACCCCGGCACCGGCGACTATCTCGTGGCGGTCGCCGCGGCCGGCTTCCGCCCGGCGCGGCGGCGCGTGCAGCGGCAGGGCACGGAGCGCGAGCTGGTCGCCGACTTCCGGCTCGGCCGCGACCTCGCGCTGCTCGCGACGGTGAAGGTGCAGGCGCAGCGCCCCGCGCGCGCGACCGCGAACGTGAGCCCTACGCAGCCCGAGACCGGCGCGTCGGAGCGGTGGAGCGACGGCGTCGAGGGCCGCGTGTCGCCGACGATGGCCGGGGACCTCGGCGCGCTCGCCAGCACGATCCCCGGGATCACGATGACGCCGAACGGACCGTCGATCCTCGGCGCGTCGAGCGAGTCGAACCTCACGACGCTGAACGGGATGGGGCTCGCGGCGAGCGCCATCCCGCGCGCCGCGCGCACCGAGACGCGCTTCACGGGCGCGACGTTCGACCCGACGCGCGGCGGCTTCTCGGGCGCCAGCATCGACGTCCGGCTCGGGCCGGGGAGCCGCTTCTACCAGCAGCGCAACGCGTACTTCACGCTCGACGCGCCCCAGCTGCAGTTCACCGACGACGTCGGCCGCTCGCTCGGCGCGTCGAGCGGCACGCTGCGCGGGAGCGTCGGCGCGGATGGAGAGCTGATCCGACAGGCGCTGACGTACAACGTCGCGGTCGACGTGTCGCGCTCGCAGTCCGATCCGGCGACGCTGCTCGGCGCCGACGAGGCCACGCTGCTGCGCGCCGGCGTGTCGCCCGACTCGGTGGCGCGGCTCATCGCGGTGGCGCAGCCGTTAGGCCTCCCGCTCTCCGGGCGCGGCATCCCCGGCGACCGCACGCGCGACGTGGTGACGTGGCTCGGCCGGCTCGACGACACGCGCGACTCGCTGAACCGCCGCTCGCTCACGAGCTACGCCGGCTTCACGCGCGAGGGCGCGGTCGGCTTCGGGCCGCTCAGCGCGCCGTCGGCGGCGGGGGAGCGGCGCGATCGCAACGCGGGGGTGCAGCTCGAGATCCGCGATCTCGTCGGCCCGGGGCGCCGCATCCTGACGCAGACGCGCGCGTCGGCGAGCGGCGTGTGGACGAAGGGCGATCCGTACGAGGCGCTCCCCGCGGCATCGGTGATGGTGCGCTCGCCGACGCTCGACGAGCGCAGCGACGTGACGTCGCTCAGCGTCGGCGGCAACCCGTTCATCGCCGGCGACGAGCGGCGGTGGAGCGCGGAGGTGGGCAACGAGACGGCGTGGAACGCGCGCGGCTCGCGCCACCGCTTCAAGGCGTCGCTGTGGGGGCGCGCCGATGGGCTGCGGCAGGATCCGGCGGGCAATCTGTTAGGCAGCTACAGCTTCGCGTCGATCGCCGATCTCGCGGCGGGGCGGCCGGCGAGCTACAGCCGCACGCTCGTGCAGCCGGCGCGCTCGGGGACCGCATGGAACGCGGCCGGCGCGATCGCACACCAGTGGGTCCCGTCGCGGTGGTTCAACCTGCTGTACGGCGCGCGGGTCGAGACCGACGGCTTCTTCGACGCGCCGCCGCGCAACGCCGCGCTCGAGCGCGCGCTCGGGGTGCGCACCGGCGCGGCGCCGACGCGCGTTCACGTGAGCCCGCGCATCGGCTTCCAGTACACCTACAACCGCGACAAGGACAACGGGAACGGCACCAACCAGTCGCAGATCGGACGTTTCTACCGCACGACGATGGGCGTCCTGCGCGGGGGCATCGGCGAGTTTCGCGACCTGCTGCGTCCCGGCATCCTCGCAGACGCGTCGGCGGGCGCGGGGCTCGCCGGAAGCACCGAGGTGCTGTCGTGCGTCGGCGCCGCCGTGCCGCTGCCCGACTGGACGCGCTTCGCCGCCGATCCGACGTCGATCCCGACCGGCTGCGTCGGCGGCGGCGGCGTGCTTGCCGAGCGCGCGCCGTCGGTGACGCTGATCGATCCGTCGTACGACGTGCCGCGCAGCTGGCGCGCCTCGCTCGACTGGAACAGCGACTGGCACCGGATCATGCTGCGCGCGAGCGCGCTCGCGTCGTACGATCTGTCGCAGCCCGGCAGCGTGGACGCGAACTTCGCCGGCAACACGCGCTTCACGTTAGGCGCCGAGGGCGGCCGCCCGGTGTACGTGTCGACGGCGGCGATCGATCCGGCCAGCGGCGCGGTCTCGGCCGCGGAGGCGCGCCGGTCGAGCGAGTTCGGGCGCGTCGGCGTGCGGACGAGCGATCTGCGCGGCTACGGCGGCCAGCTCACGTTCATGGTGCAGCCGGACGTGTTCAAGATGCGGCGCATGCCGGGTGGGCTGTTCGCGTCGCTCGCCTACACGGTGCAGGCGACGCGGCGCGAGTACCGCGGCTTCGATGGCGCCGGGTTCGGCGATCCGCGCGTGCGCGAGTGGGCGGCAGGGCCGAACGACGCGCGGCACGTCTTCCTGCTGCAGGCCGGCGTGACGCCGCCGAAGGTGGGGACGTTCACGCTGTTCGCGCGCGCGCAGTCGGGGCTTCCGTTCACGCCGATCGTGCAGGGCGACGTGAACGGCGACGGGCGCGGCGGCGATCGCGCATTCGTGCCGCAGCCGTTGAACACGGCGCTCGCCGACCCGAACCCCGCCGACCCGACGCCGGCGCAGCTGGCCGCGCTCCTCGCGAACGGCTCGGCGACGGCGCGCGACTGCGTGCTCGCGTACGCGGGGCGCGTCGCCGACCGCAACGGCTGCCGCGGGCCGTGGACGCAGTCGCTGAACCTGCAGTGGCGGCCGCGCTTGCCGAAGAAGATGAACCGGCTCACGGCGTCGGTCTACATGCAGAACGTGCTCGGCGGGATCGACCAGGCGCTGCACGGATCGTCCGGGCTGCGCGGGTGGGGCTCGTCGGCGCAGCCGGATCCCGTGCTGCTCGTGCCGCGCGGCTTCGATGCGCAGGCGCAGCGCTTCCGCTACGACGTGAACCCGCGCTTCGGCGACACCCGCGGCGCGCGCACGCTCGTGCGCGACCCGTTCCGCGTGACGATCGACTTCTCGCTGCGGCTGACGACGGACTACGACCTGCAGGAGCTGCGTCGCGCGCTGGAGCCGGTGAAGGTGTCCGGCGCGTGGCAGCGCCGCACCGCGGACTCGCTCGTCGCGTTCTACCTGCAGAACACGTCGAACATCCACGCCGCGGTGCTCTCGGAGAGCGACTCGCTGTTCCTCACCGCGACGCAGATCGCCGCGCTGCGCAAGGCCGACTCGGCGTTCTCGGCGCAGGTGCGGGCGCTGTTCATCCCGTTAGGCGACTACCTGGCGCGCGTCGGCGACGCGGGCGCGGGCAAGGCGACGCTCGACTCGGTGCAGAAGGTGCGCAAGGAATACTGGAAGGTGTTCTGGCAGCAGCCCGAGATCGCCGCCGAGCCGCTGACGCCGACGCAGATCTCGCTCTTCCCGCTCCTCGCGAACATCCTGCAGACGCCGAAGAAGGAGCGCGAGCACAGCCAGTGGCAGTTCGGAAATCCGGTGAAGTTCGTGCCGACGGAGCGGGCGGCGTCGCGAACGGACAAGTGA
- a CDS encoding sensor histidine kinase, whose translation MRDAPPPPLASGTAGRVVYVLVAAVLALSSAAPFVRLGHGAPSVGAGDVAAALVYLATWAPFAVVVTAFARSALASRAWIALAGHALMLLAFPALHAIAFVAATDAWHGDGVHLARAASDLRVQVLALLGTLQYLVVAAALTAAVAGRSAERSLRRAVDLELARERLAAELARARVDALRAQLQPHFLFNTLNSIAVLATTDAPRARTMVRRLSELLRAVLAEDERPTVPLGREIDLLRAYVEIQRVRFGERVRVSIDAEPGALDVPVPTLILQPLLENAIRHAVGDREEGGSVAVSARVAGERLELAVTDDGPGEAAATAPDGARGVGLANTRGRLQALYGAAHTFAVGAAAGGGWSVRIAVPVAGPRASAA comes from the coding sequence ATGCGCGATGCCCCTCCGCCGCCGCTCGCGTCGGGCACCGCGGGGCGAGTGGTGTACGTGCTCGTCGCCGCGGTGCTCGCGCTGTCGAGCGCCGCGCCGTTCGTGCGGCTCGGCCACGGCGCGCCGAGCGTCGGTGCGGGAGACGTCGCGGCGGCGCTCGTATACCTCGCGACGTGGGCGCCGTTCGCGGTCGTCGTGACCGCCTTCGCGCGCAGCGCGCTCGCGTCGCGCGCGTGGATCGCGCTCGCCGGGCACGCGCTCATGCTGCTCGCGTTCCCCGCGCTGCACGCGATCGCGTTCGTCGCCGCGACCGACGCATGGCACGGCGACGGGGTGCACCTCGCGCGCGCGGCGTCGGACCTGCGCGTCCAGGTGCTCGCGCTGTTGGGCACCCTGCAGTACCTCGTGGTCGCCGCGGCGCTGACGGCGGCGGTCGCCGGACGCTCGGCCGAGCGCAGTCTGCGCCGCGCGGTGGACCTCGAGCTCGCGCGCGAGCGGCTCGCCGCCGAGCTGGCGCGGGCCCGCGTGGACGCGCTGCGCGCGCAGCTCCAGCCGCACTTCCTGTTCAACACGCTGAACTCCATCGCCGTGCTCGCGACCACCGACGCGCCGCGCGCGCGCACGATGGTGCGGCGGCTGAGCGAGCTGCTGCGCGCCGTGCTCGCCGAAGACGAGCGACCCACCGTGCCGCTCGGCCGCGAGATAGATCTGCTGCGCGCCTACGTCGAGATCCAGCGCGTGCGCTTCGGCGAGCGCGTGCGCGTGTCGATCGACGCCGAGCCGGGCGCGCTCGACGTGCCCGTGCCGACGCTCATCTTGCAGCCGCTGCTCGAGAACGCGATCCGCCACGCCGTGGGCGACCGCGAGGAGGGCGGCAGCGTGGCGGTGAGCGCGCGCGTGGCCGGCGAGCGGCTGGAGCTCGCGGTGACCGACGACGGGCCGGGCGAGGCGGCGGCGACGGCACCCGACGGTGCGCGTGGTGTGGGGCTCGCCAACACGCGCGGCCGGCTGCAGGCGCTCTACGGCGCGGCGCACACGTTCGCCGTCGGCGCGGCAGCGGGCGGCGGATGGTCGGTGCGCATCGCGGTGCCCGTCGCCGGCCCACGGGCCTCGGCTGCGTGA
- a CDS encoding LytR/AlgR family response regulator transcription factor: MLIVDDEPLARRGVRELVAERPNVSTVREAPGGADAVRMIHEQRPDVVFLDVQMPRIDGFGVIEAVGAAAMPPVVFVTAYDAHALRAFEVHAVDYLLKPVDPERFRDAFDRAARAAAHDDLAALRAALAAVVPLVRRARAEVPNEVSEPRRLAVHAGGRVVFVAPHEVAWVEALGNYVNLHVRGGALRHRATMEEMEALLGTGFVRIRRSALVRADAVRWCEPMGKGSWVLVLHDGTRLTSSRYFRDRLDALLGAG; this comes from the coding sequence GTGCTGATCGTGGACGACGAGCCGCTCGCGCGGCGCGGCGTGCGCGAGCTGGTGGCGGAGCGGCCCAACGTGTCGACCGTGCGCGAGGCACCCGGCGGCGCCGACGCGGTGCGCATGATCCACGAGCAGCGACCCGACGTCGTGTTCCTCGACGTGCAGATGCCGCGCATCGACGGCTTCGGCGTGATCGAGGCGGTCGGCGCCGCGGCGATGCCGCCGGTGGTCTTCGTCACCGCGTACGACGCGCACGCGCTGCGGGCGTTCGAAGTGCACGCGGTGGACTATCTGCTGAAGCCGGTGGATCCGGAGCGCTTCCGCGACGCGTTCGACCGTGCCGCGCGCGCCGCCGCGCACGACGACCTCGCGGCGCTCCGTGCGGCGCTCGCCGCCGTCGTGCCGCTCGTCCGCCGCGCACGTGCCGAGGTGCCTAACGAGGTGTCGGAGCCGCGCCGGCTCGCCGTGCACGCGGGCGGACGCGTCGTGTTCGTCGCGCCGCACGAGGTGGCGTGGGTCGAGGCGCTCGGCAACTACGTGAACCTCCACGTGCGGGGCGGCGCGCTGCGGCACCGCGCGACGATGGAGGAGATGGAGGCTCTGTTAGGCACCGGCTTCGTGCGCATCCGCCGCTCCGCGCTCGTGCGCGCCGACGCCGTGCGCTGGTGCGAGCCGATGGGGAAGGGGAGCTGGGTGCTCGTGCTGCACGACGGCACGCGGCTGACGTCGAGCCGGTACTTCAGGGATCGGTTGGATGCGTTGCTCGGCGCAGGATGA
- a CDS encoding LytR/AlgR family response regulator transcription factor: MPNTPITVLIAEDEPVPRRRLARLLGEEPDLRVVAQCAGGREAVERIKEESPDLVFLDVQMPDLNGFQVIEAVGPERMPTVVFVTAYDAYAVRAFEVHAVDYLLKPYDQARFRTALDRARQRLRTLAGAGTAPVEDDERLRALIRSVAAELVQGAASSGAALNAPNPDLHPEARVEPRAEPRPERSAASDHIAVRVDGALRIVRLDEIDWFESEGNYVRVHVGRQSYLVRQTSQHLETQLDGRQFARIHRRYLVNLARVHEVQPWFGGDAVVVLKDGTKLRLSRTFREQFHARFLGES; encoded by the coding sequence ATGCCGAACACTCCGATCACCGTCCTCATCGCGGAGGACGAGCCCGTGCCGCGCCGCCGGCTCGCGCGGCTGTTAGGCGAGGAGCCCGACCTGCGCGTCGTCGCGCAGTGCGCCGGGGGACGCGAGGCGGTCGAGCGGATCAAGGAGGAGTCGCCCGACCTCGTGTTCCTCGACGTGCAGATGCCCGACCTGAACGGCTTCCAGGTGATCGAGGCCGTGGGCCCGGAGCGCATGCCGACGGTGGTGTTCGTGACCGCGTACGACGCGTACGCCGTGCGCGCGTTCGAGGTGCACGCGGTCGACTACCTGCTGAAGCCGTACGACCAGGCGCGCTTCCGCACGGCGCTCGACCGCGCGCGCCAGCGACTGCGCACGCTCGCCGGCGCCGGCACCGCGCCGGTCGAGGACGACGAGCGGCTGCGCGCGCTGATCCGCAGCGTCGCGGCGGAGCTCGTGCAGGGCGCGGCGTCGAGCGGCGCCGCGCTGAACGCACCGAACCCGGACCTGCATCCGGAAGCGCGCGTCGAGCCGCGCGCGGAGCCGCGCCCCGAGCGGTCGGCGGCGTCGGACCACATCGCGGTGCGCGTGGACGGCGCGCTCCGCATCGTGCGGCTCGACGAGATCGACTGGTTCGAGAGCGAGGGGAACTACGTGCGCGTGCACGTGGGGCGGCAGAGCTATCTCGTGCGGCAGACGTCGCAGCACCTCGAGACGCAGCTCGACGGCCGCCAGTTCGCGCGCATCCACCGCCGCTACCTCGTGAACCTGGCGCGCGTGCACGAGGTGCAGCCGTGGTTCGGCGGCGACGCGGTGGTGGTGCTGAAGGACGGCACGAAGCTGCGGCTGTCGCGCACGTTCCGGGAGCAGTTCCACGCGCGGTTCCTCGGAGAGTCGTGA